In one Heteronotia binoei isolate CCM8104 ecotype False Entrance Well chromosome 1, APGP_CSIRO_Hbin_v1, whole genome shotgun sequence genomic region, the following are encoded:
- the NDUFAF4 gene encoding NADH dehydrogenase [ubiquinone] 1 alpha subcomplex assembly factor 4 codes for MMGARVTRVFHNFNLESRAHREIGKAKPASAPRHPVTPAAVAPQDNPHQFQEEIKKKDEYLHALLKEVYVDSRDPSVVKNNRGSLPSKTEERRLAKAGQLGHLDVKTVPRGKISVIEALTLLSNHHHSPNEWTAETIANEYNLELKDVTALLTYFIPFSVKIFPPQDKKPLQPR; via the exons ATGATGGGTGCCCGGGTGACCCGCGTGTTTCACAATTTCAACCTGGAGAGCCGAGCCCACCGGGAGATCGGCAAAGCGAAGCCCGCCTCTGCTCCACGACACCCCGTCACACCGGCAGCCGTCGCCCCGCAGGACA ACCCTCACCAATTCCAAGAAGAAATTAAGAAGAAAGATGAATATCTTCATGCATTATTAAAAGAGGTGTATGTTGATTCCAGAGATCCATCTGTC GTAAAAAACAACAGAGGAAGCCTCCCATCTAAGACAGAGGAGCGCCGCCTTGCAAAAGCAGGCCAGCTTGGTCACCTCGATGTTAAGACTGTTCCCCGAGGCAAAATCTCAGTAATTGAGGCCTTGACCCTTCTCAGTAATCATCATCATTCTCCAAATGAATGGACTGCAGAGACAATAGCAAATGAATACAACCTAGAACTGAAGGATGTGACTGCCCTCTTAACATACTTCATCCCTTTTTCTGTGAAAATCTTTCCTCCTCAAGACAAAAAACCCTTACAACCTAGATAA